A region of the Massilia sp. erpn genome:
AACAAAGTCATCATCGTCGGCAATCTGGGCCGTGACCCGGAGATTCGCTACATGCCTAGCGGTGATGCCATCGCCAATATCGCCGTCGCCACCTCCTACAAGAGCAAGGACCGCAACACCGGTGAGCAGAAAGAGCTGACCGAATGGCACCGCATTTCCTTCTTCGGCCGCCTGGCTGAAATCGTGGGCCAGTACCTGAAAAAAGGCTCCTCCGTCTACGTCGAAGGCCGCCTGCAAACCCGCAAGTACACCGACAAGGATGGCGTCGAGAAATACGCGACCGACATCATCGCTGAAAACATGCAGATGCTGGGTGGCCGCCAAGGCATGGGCGGTGGCGACTCGATGGATGACGGCATGGGCTACGACGCCGCGCCGGTGAGCCGTCCAGCACCGCGTCCGGCGCCAGCTCCGGCCCCGGCGCCACGTCCGGCCGCGCGTCCAGCGCCGAACTTCTCGGATATGGATGACGATATTCCCTTCTAAGGTACACCTCAGAGCACGTTGTAAACAAAGCCTCATAACTTGTTGAAGTTATGGGGCTTTTTTGCGATTGGAGCATCCTCAGCGTAAACGACAAAATGGTGTCCTCAGAAGTGGTGTATGAGATGTGATTCTCAAGGGGCTGGGTCCCCGATCAGTTAATCACGGCAGAGAGCCCGTGCGGATTGATTGCCGCTCAAGCTCTGTAATCCTTCAAGTTGCATGTAACGCCGCTGTAGCGACCATTCATCGTTCTGCTCTAACATCATGGCACCAACCAGGCGCACGACGGCACGGTCATCGGGAAAGATGCCAACCACGTTGGTACGGCGCTTGATCTCTGCGTTCAAGCGCTCCAAAGGATTGGTACTGTGAATTTGGGTTCGATGCGCGTGCGGGAAGCCCATGAAGGTCAGAGCCTCGCTTTCGGCGTCGTCCATTATTGCGGCCAGCTTCGGAAACTTGGCGCGCAACTGGTCTGCTACGTTGCGCCACTGGCTTGCGGCTGCCTCCGCCGTTTCCTGTACAAAGATCGTGTTGATCATCGCCAGCATCGCCTGGCGCTGCCCTTTGCCAGCGTGGGCCAGGGCATTACGAATGAAATGAACGCGGCATCGCTGCCAGCTTGTCTTTAAAACCTTGGTGGCGGCCGCCTTGAGCCCTGCATGGGCATCCGAAATGACCAGCTTTACGCCACGCAGGCCACGGCGGGTCAAACTGCGCAAGAAATTGGTCCACAAGGTTTCAGCCTCGGATGCGCCGGTGGCAACGCCAAGAATCTCGCGTACCCCATTGGTGTTGACCGCAACCGCGGTTATCACGGCCGCTGAAACAACACGACGCCTTTGCGGGATTTGACGTAAGTGGCATTGATCCAGAGATAAGGCCAGTCACCTTCGATGGGGCGATTCAGGAAGGCGTGGATGTAATGACCTAGCAGTTCCTGCTCAACTCAAGCCGCTAAAGCAAATGCCTCAGCGGGTGTTTTCATGCCCAGTGCCTGATGCGGGCGCTGGTTGTTGTAGAACCCGATCCAGTCGCTAATAACCCGGCTGGCATGTTGCAGGGTCTCAAGGCGGTGACGATGCACGCATTGCTCTTTCAGCGTCCGAATCACACGCTCCACCATGCCGTTTTGCTCCGGGCAGTGCGGCGTGATGAATTCCTGGCGCAAGCCGTAGCTGCGTACCAGCGCGGTGTAGCTGCGGCTAGTGAAGACCAAGCCGTTATCCGATCGCAGCAAGAAGGATGCTGTTACGCGGCCCAGCGTGCCATAGCGGGCAATGAGCGCTTGCTCCAAGGCTGCTTCCGCCGTTTTGGCTTTGCCAGAGCGCGACAAATGCCAACCAAGCAGTTCGCGGGTGTGGCAGTCGATCACCAAGGCCAGTACGAGCCAGCCATCGCGCCCACCCCAAACGCGGCACAGGTCCGTCGCCCAGCGTTGGTTCTGCGCCATCGCCACGGAAGGCAAAGCCTGGACACGCGGCCGGAATCCAATTGGTCGCTTCTTCACTTGCCAGCCGCGTAGCTGAAAGATCCGCTGCACGGTGTTCTTGTTGAAGCCAAGCAGGGCCGCGACGGTGCGATAGCCGAACGATGGCTCCTCGTTGATCATGGCCTTGATCGGATCGGCAAAGCGCGGCTGCACCTTGGGCGCCGCCTTGACGGACTTGTAGTACACCGTCCGGCGCGGCATATCGAACCACTGGAACAGCTTGTTGATCGAAACCTTGAATCCGTCTTCTGCTAGTCCCTGGCGGATCGTTTCGATCACTTGTCTTCCTCGCCCAGCAGGGACGCCAGCTTTTTTCGAGCACGCAGTTCAAGCATCGCTTCACCGTATGCTTCCTGAAGCTCCTTGATCTGGCGCTCATACTGCTCGCGCACGTCCAGCGGCTTGGCACGCAAGGCGTTCTCCATGCCACGCTTCGCCTCATCGACCCATTCTTCGATCTCAGACGGCGGCATATCGAAGGCCCGGCTGGCCTCGGCTACCGTCGTTTTTCCTTGAATGATTTCTGTGACCAGCGCCGCTTTGCGCTTCGCGGTCCAGCGTTTAACTTCCTCTTCCATAACCATGCTCATGTGATGTCCTTTCAGTATTATCACCTGAGCAGGAATTCACTGGGTTATTACAAGCATCCACTGCCCTGTCATGAGCCTAGTAACCTTCTTACATCCCCGCCGCAATGAAGCGTCTAGGCGGCGCTGCACCTTTCGGCCAAAGATGTGTAGGCAGAAATGAGATGGCATGTGCGCGGAGCTTCCGCCTAGCACGTTATGAGCCAATGAAACTTCTAGCCTACAGGCGGAAAGTGAGCATTCATGCGGAGAGACGGCATCTGCTCAGCTGGACGTAGGTGGAAATGAGATCGATGGGGGCTGCGCTGGAACGCATCGACAGCAATGGCCACTACGCTTCCCAACCTACAGCAAGGAATGCTAAAGCGATCGTGGAGCTCAGGCGGAATGGATTAGATGTAAAAGCCAGTATTGGGGGATATGAAAGGCCCGCAGACGTCGTCATTTACGAACGCAACCAAGTATTCAACTTAGACACGAGAAATCAATAGCAAGAAAAATAAAAATCAAATGGTTATGATAGATGGACTCATGGCTGTTGACTACATTTACACCATGAGCGGATTGCAGTTATTGCAAGCTACAAAATTAATTCCACCACCGTGTCAATCCATTTTTTCTCTTCCTCATCCATATTATTTGCAGCCAAATCGAAATTATATTGGTAAACTGCAATATCGCCAACTCGCCCAAGATAATTAATTCCTGCTATAGTTTCTTTATGGTACGGCATAACTATTAACGCTGTATCTACCCCATAAAGCGCAGCATACGTCACCACTTGGTTAATTTCCGCCCGGCCAGCGCTAGGGGACGCGATTTTGTATTTTGCATCTATAACTAGACGTGGCGTCTTTTTGCCTTCAATGGTTTTTATTATCAGAATATCTGGAGTCGCATTAACATTGCCGCCTAAGCGCGCCTGACCATCTTCCTCAAAGAGTTTCCGACGCCCACCTCCAGCATCCTCGCCTAAATTTCCGTCCACGGCGGTTGCATTTACGGTATGCACGCCGCGAATAAGAACATTTCTTACATACCCTTCAAATACCTCCCCCATGTCTATGATAAGTGAAGAAAGAGAAAATTCACTACCTGCATTTGAGAAAGATACTCCTTTATTGCCCAATATAGCCTTACTGACACCCAAAGCTTCAGCGTAGTATTTCCGTAGACTTGGAATTTTTTCAGGATATTGGATCAATTTATCCTTTAAAAATGAGCCATAATGATCTAGTGCAACCC
Encoded here:
- a CDS encoding DUF1153 domain-containing protein, which translates into the protein MKGHHMSMVMEEEVKRWTAKRKAALVTEIIQGKTTVAEASRAFDMPPSEIEEWVDEAKRGMENALRAKPLDVREQYERQIKELQEAYGEAMLELRARKKLASLLGEEDK
- a CDS encoding McrC family protein — encoded protein: MDFLSLHTYSGEEHAEIAIPLEFLLKDGVLQVFPEILKHDIFEFRFNSKKGFVFKAGRYIGIIPINNKITIDVKPRVPLRNLERILIKSGSSLKALAGFSQWFNSHDESFDSLLDFFADSLISSIEKIRHFGLYKEYKQRNESSFHPKGRLNLFKYSQQEDLGKVLSKVDCSWYERTIDNALNRCILAALESLSKKYARISTQRGALSRLRQINIAASVFSGVALDHYGSFLKDKLIQYPEKIPSLRKYYAEALGVSKAILGNKGVSFSNAGSEFSLSSLIIDMGEVFEGYVRNVLIRGVHTVNATAVDGNLGEDAGGGRRKLFEEDGQARLGGNVNATPDILIIKTIEGKKTPRLVIDAKYKIASPSAGRAEINQVVTYAALYGVDTALIVMPYHKETIAGINYLGRVGDIAVYQYNFDLAANNMDEEEKKWIDTVVELIL
- a CDS encoding IS3 family transposase, producing the protein MIETIRQGLAEDGFKVSINKLFQWFDMPRRTVYYKSVKAAPKVQPRFADPIKAMINEEPSFGYRTVAALLGFNKNTVQRIFQLRGWQVKKRPIGFRPRVQALPSVAMAQNQRWATDLCRVWGGRDGWLVLALVIDCHTRELLGWHLSRSGKAKTAEAALEQALIARYGTLGRVTASFLLRSDNGLVFTSRSYTALVRSYGLRQEFITPHCPEQNGMVERVIRTLKEQCVHRHRLETLQHASRVISDWIGFYNNQRPHQALGMKTPAEAFALAA
- the ssb gene encoding single-stranded DNA-binding protein; the protein is MASVNKVIIVGNLGRDPEIRYMPSGDAIANIAVATSYKSKDRNTGEQKELTEWHRISFFGRLAEIVGQYLKKGSSVYVEGRLQTRKYTDKDGVEKYATDIIAENMQMLGGRQGMGGGDSMDDGMGYDAAPVSRPAPRPAPAPAPAPRPAARPAPNFSDMDDDIPF